Proteins encoded together in one Flavobacterium keumense window:
- a CDS encoding potassium channel family protein, which yields MRKAVKKLFLGKSSNGKQAEFDPIEKRIRNIQSIWNNDHQDDNGIEKIFRLLLSTSQLLFPGIYIKYFSRKKGIEYQDLATDFYILLKVSFPIVILVNQWQHYQWVIIIMTYTFFETLFYIPTLIFASDLFSRPRSYRRSMLLLFFNYLEIVFAYAVFYSCGNYLNKPFQNWFDSVYFSIITSSSIGYGDFHPVTTFGKFLVSTQALLFLFFIVLFLNFFSTKVKSKGYFDHENNE from the coding sequence ATGAGAAAAGCAGTCAAAAAATTATTTTTAGGAAAATCATCTAACGGAAAACAAGCTGAATTTGATCCCATTGAGAAAAGAATTCGGAACATACAGTCTATTTGGAATAATGATCATCAAGATGATAATGGTATCGAAAAAATTTTTCGTTTACTTCTATCTACCTCACAATTACTATTTCCTGGTATTTATATCAAATATTTTTCTAGAAAAAAAGGTATTGAATACCAAGATTTAGCTACCGATTTTTATATCCTACTCAAAGTGAGCTTTCCTATTGTAATTTTAGTAAATCAATGGCAGCACTATCAATGGGTTATTATTATAATGACCTATACTTTTTTTGAAACTCTTTTTTATATTCCAACTTTAATTTTTGCTTCTGATTTATTTTCTAGACCACGCTCTTACAGAAGGTCAATGCTATTGTTGTTTTTCAATTATTTGGAAATTGTATTTGCATATGCAGTTTTCTACTCGTGTGGAAACTACTTAAACAAACCATTTCAAAATTGGTTTGACTCAGTATATTTCAGTATTATTACCTCATCATCAATTGGTTATGGCGATTTTCATCCCGTAACTACTTTTGGAAAATTTTTAGTGAGTACACAAGCTTTATTATTCTTGTTTTTTATTGTGTTATTTTTGAATTTTTTCTCTACTAAAGTTAAAAGTAAAGGATATTTTGATCATGAAAACAACGAATAA